The Terriglobales bacterium genome contains the following window.
TCGAACGGCGACGGAGCGTTCGATGGGACATCAAACGTGTACTCGCCTCCGTATTGTTCTTGAAGAGCTTCGAGGCTGGCGGTCGTCTTCTTTCGCGACCAATCGATGACGAGGTGACGTGCAATGGCGAAGAGCCAGGTGTCGAATTTCGCTTTACCGTTGTATTGCCGGCCGCGTTCCATCACGCGTATCCAGGTTTCCTGGAAGATGTCTTCAGCGAGTTCGCGGTTGCCGGTGAGAAAGACGAGGTAACGAAGCAGCCGGTGCTGGTACCGCTCGATCAGGCGGTCGAGCAGCGCCGGGTCGCGTCGCCGCAGACCACGGGCGATCTCGACGTTCTCTCTGAGAGTCCACTCCACCGGTCTTATTGCTTCTATAAACATTCGACTCTAGATACGAAGCATTGGAAGCAAAAGTCGCATCGATTCGGCGGGATGTAAGTGGATGATTCGGCAGCAGTTTACGTTTCTTTACAGCTGGAAGCGATTTTCACCACGGAGGCACAGAGGACACGGAGGAACAGTTCAGGCGACATTTTCAAGGGCCAAGGCCATTCCCATCCCGCCACTAACGCATAGCGTCGCGATTCCCAGCCGGGCTTTTCGCTTTAACATCTCGTGAATGAGAGTCACTGTAATTCGCGTTCCCGTGCAACCGATTGGATGGCCGAGCGCAATCGCCCCGCCGTTGACGTTGAGCTTGTCGCGGTCAAACTGAATCTGACGATCACAGGCGAGCACCTGCGCGGCGAAGGCTTCGTTTAGCTCGATGAGGTCGGCGTCCGATGTTTTGATTCCGTGTCTGGCGTCGAGCTTCTGCAGAGCTGGAACGGGACCGATTCCCATTCGCTCGGGACTGACGCCAGCGCTCGTGGCCGCGAGAATCTTTGCGAGTGGCTTCAACTTGCGATCAGTCACAAACGAACCGCTTGCCAGAAACACTGCTGCGGCGCCATCGGTGATTCCTGATGCATTGCCGGCCGTGATCGTTCCATCGGACGAGAAGACAGGTTTCAGCCTCGACATCTTCTCCAACGACACTTGCGGAATCGGATGTTCGTCACGGGCAAACACCTGCGTGCCCTTCTTGCTCTCGATTGTGACAGGGACGATCTCCGCGTCGAAGCGACCCGAGTGAATGGCGCGCTCGGCGCGTTGTTGCGAGCAGAGCGCGTACTGGTCCTGCTCTTCGCGCGAGATATGAAATTCACGTGCGAGCACCTCGGCGGTTTCGCCCATCACCATCTTGGCCATCGGGCAAAAGAAACCGTCACGATACATGCCATCGACCAACTCCTGATTTCCCAGGCGGTATCCCCAGCGCGCGCCGTCGAGGTAATAAGGAAGACGCGACATCGATTCCGTGCCGCCGGCCAGTACGCAATCCATATTGCCGTTCACCATCTCCTGAAACGCGAGCGCGATGGATTTCAGTCCTGAAGCGCACGCCTGATTGACTGTGTACGCCGGCACCGTTTCGGGAACACCGGCGCGAATGGAAACCTGCCGAGCAACATTGGGACCGCCGCCCGCCTGACGGGCATTCCCAATGATTGTCTCTTCCACCTCAGCGCCGTCGACTCCTGCCCGCTCAAGCGCCGCACGAGCCGCAACCGTGCCCATGTCGGCAGCGCTCATCTGCGCGAGCGAGCCGCCGAATTTGCCGATCGGCGTGCGCACAGCGGAAAGTATGAATACTTCCTGCAAAACAGACTCCTGATCCAGTTGTGGCGATTCGAAACACGTGTGCTGCTCAAGCACGACGCGCTATGCCCGGGTCTTCGCCGCCGCTGCTAAAGCAGCTTTTCCATCGTACCAGTCAGTGCTGGTAATTAATGCAGAGCTCGGCGGACGTCCCGAGCTTGCATCCTTCACAGCTGGGCTTGACCTGACTTCCATCCGCTCTGCTCATCGAATTTGCCTTGGTGTAGGAGTAATTGGTTGCCTGCTGCAGCCGAGTACGAACGTACATTGTCCCAATGTAATCACTCAAAACTCCCTCTCGCGTGCCTCTAACTATGTATGGCTGAAACCCTCCTCTATGTTGACGACAACCTGCAGAGGTTGGAGGTAATGAATGCCCGCCTTCGACTGCTTGGGTATAAGGTGCTCACCGCCAGTAACGGCGTGGACGCTCTCAAGCTGTTTACCGAAAACTACATTGACCTTGCTGTTGTCGACTACTACATGCCGGGCATGAGCGGTGACCTCGTCGCGCTGGAAATGAAAACGATCCGACCTGCCGTACCGGTCATCATCTTCTCGGGCGTGTTTACCCTCGCCGAAATGGTGATTGCATACGTCGACGGCTTCGTTTCTACATCAGACGATCCCGATGCGCTTATCAGAAAGATTGCCGAAGTGCTGAAGCCGCGACGTTCGGCGCGAGCGGGATAAAACCAAGAGCGAACACGGAGGTCACCAAGGCAGAA
Protein-coding sequences here:
- a CDS encoding thiolase family protein, with translation MQEVFILSAVRTPIGKFGGSLAQMSAADMGTVAARAALERAGVDGAEVEETIIGNARQAGGGPNVARQVSIRAGVPETVPAYTVNQACASGLKSIALAFQEMVNGNMDCVLAGGTESMSRLPYYLDGARWGYRLGNQELVDGMYRDGFFCPMAKMVMGETAEVLAREFHISREEQDQYALCSQQRAERAIHSGRFDAEIVPVTIESKKGTQVFARDEHPIPQVSLEKMSRLKPVFSSDGTITAGNASGITDGAAAVFLASGSFVTDRKLKPLAKILAATSAGVSPERMGIGPVPALQKLDARHGIKTSDADLIELNEAFAAQVLACDRQIQFDRDKLNVNGGAIALGHPIGCTGTRITVTLIHEMLKRKARLGIATLCVSGGMGMALALENVA
- a CDS encoding RNA polymerase sigma factor, coding for MFIEAIRPVEWTLRENVEIARGLRRRDPALLDRLIERYQHRLLRYLVFLTGNRELAEDIFQETWIRVMERGRQYNGKAKFDTWLFAIARHLVIDWSRKKTTASLEALQEQYGGEYTFDVPSNAPSPFDAITSRENRESVQAALAQLDSLHREVLVLRFHEELSLEEIATVTHAPLSTVKSRLYRGLAALKPVFSEAQQ
- a CDS encoding response regulator; amino-acid sequence: MAETLLYVDDNLQRLEVMNARLRLLGYKVLTASNGVDALKLFTENYIDLAVVDYYMPGMSGDLVALEMKTIRPAVPVIIFSGVFTLAEMVIAYVDGFVSTSDDPDALIRKIAEVLKPRRSARAG